The Hydrogenobacter thermophilus TK-6 genome window below encodes:
- a CDS encoding family 1 encapsulin nanocompartment shell protein has protein sequence MDFLGRDLSPLTQEEWSALESTVVEVFKKSVVCRRFMSVVGPIGAGHQVISYDVFLGVEPGSCEVRPGEESQVCEPVRTGTRKHLVMPTIYKPFNISWRDLEYWRQFNLPIDASSAASAAFATAVAEDTLILHGNKKLEIEGLLTVEGRQSMSMSDWDVVGNAFSDVSMGISKLSEMGFFGPYYLVLNPKQYFQLNRVYHNTGLLELEQIKKVVADVFYTPIMPEGKALLVSAGPQNIDIVIGLDVSLVYVESTNMVHQFRVMEVIAPRIKRPGAVLVIGK, from the coding sequence ATGGACTTTCTCGGAAGGGATTTATCACCTCTTACACAGGAGGAGTGGAGCGCGCTGGAAAGTACTGTGGTTGAAGTATTTAAAAAGTCTGTTGTTTGCAGGAGATTTATGAGCGTTGTAGGTCCCATAGGTGCTGGCCATCAGGTTATATCTTACGATGTGTTTCTGGGTGTGGAGCCCGGAAGCTGTGAGGTAAGACCCGGCGAAGAAAGTCAGGTGTGCGAGCCGGTAAGAACTGGCACAAGAAAACACCTCGTTATGCCTACCATATACAAACCCTTTAACATAAGCTGGAGAGACCTTGAGTACTGGAGGCAGTTTAATCTGCCAATAGATGCATCCTCTGCTGCATCAGCAGCCTTTGCTACCGCGGTGGCGGAAGACACTCTCATACTTCATGGCAACAAAAAGCTTGAGATTGAAGGTCTTCTTACGGTGGAAGGAAGACAGAGCATGTCCATGAGCGACTGGGATGTGGTGGGCAATGCCTTCAGCGATGTGTCTATGGGCATTTCCAAGCTCTCTGAGATGGGCTTTTTTGGACCTTACTATCTGGTGCTGAACCCAAAGCAGTACTTCCAGCTCAACAGAGTCTATCACAACACGGGTCTCCTTGAGCTGGAGCAGATAAAGAAAGTGGTGGCGGATGTTTTCTACACCCCCATAATGCCTGAGGGCAAGGCACTGCTTGTTTCTGCTGGACCTCAAAACATAGACATTGTCATAGGGCTGGATGTTAGCCTGGTTTATGTGGAAAGCACCAACATGGTGCATCAGTTCAGAGTTATGGAGGTGATAGCTCCCAGGATAAAGCGTCCGGGTGCGGTGCTGGTCATTGGGAAGTAA
- a CDS encoding TetR/AcrR family transcriptional regulator: protein MRVKRKDTKKRILESALKLFSEKGIRETTIKDIAKEVGITEGAIYRHFTSKDEIVRGLFGMYSEEFYDRLMLAFEEKTYRDKFYRAVEEFLSFCFENPEAFKYLDLFHYLRAEEVKEFKKLPKDAILKLLEEGRGVIKIRAELALAMFVGTLERVFLFTQAGLLEKYKDIKGEVADLLWKALTSQ from the coding sequence ATGAGAGTAAAAAGGAAGGATACCAAGAAGAGAATATTAGAGTCAGCGCTTAAACTCTTTTCTGAAAAAGGCATAAGGGAAACAACTATAAAGGACATAGCCAAAGAAGTGGGTATAACAGAGGGAGCCATCTACAGGCACTTTACCAGCAAGGACGAGATAGTCAGGGGACTCTTTGGCATGTATTCAGAAGAGTTTTACGACAGGCTTATGCTGGCTTTTGAGGAAAAAACATACAGAGATAAGTTTTACAGAGCTGTTGAGGAATTTTTGAGCTTCTGTTTTGAAAACCCGGAAGCTTTTAAGTACCTTGACCTTTTTCATTACCTGAGAGCGGAGGAAGTCAAGGAGTTTAAAAAGCTACCAAAAGATGCTATCCTTAAGCTTTTGGAAGAAGGGAGAGGGGTTATTAAAATCAGGGCTGAGCTGGCGCTGGCTATGTTTGTGGGAACTCTTGAGAGGGTCTTTTTATTTACCCAAGCCGGACTCTTAGAGAAATATAAAGACATCAAAGGAGAAGTAGCAGACCTTCTCTGGAAAGCTCTTACTTCCCAATGA
- the deoC gene encoding deoxyribose-phosphate aldolase — translation MDINSYIDHSVLKPSQTLRDLEEHIGRCIELGVYAVCVNPFWVKKATELSGGKLKVCSVISFPFGLDTKEQKVLQALRALEDGAHELDIVMNISAFKSGLTKYVAEELKAIGRHTKGYTRKLIIETAYLSHEEKKLALELAVDAGFEFVKTSTGYAPAGASEEDVKLLVELSKGRIKVKASGGIRTAEQAERFLKMGAERIGTSHTFSILKRE, via the coding sequence GTGGATATAAACAGCTACATAGACCATTCTGTACTAAAACCCAGTCAGACTCTGAGGGACCTGGAGGAGCATATAGGAAGATGCATAGAGCTTGGCGTTTACGCAGTCTGTGTGAATCCATTCTGGGTGAAAAAAGCAACCGAACTATCTGGGGGTAAACTTAAAGTCTGTTCTGTAATATCCTTCCCCTTTGGGCTTGACACAAAGGAGCAAAAAGTGTTGCAGGCTCTCAGGGCTTTGGAAGATGGCGCGCACGAGCTGGACATAGTTATGAACATCTCAGCTTTCAAAAGCGGTCTTACTAAGTATGTGGCGGAGGAGCTAAAGGCTATAGGGAGGCATACAAAAGGCTACACGAGAAAATTAATAATAGAAACAGCTTATTTGAGCCATGAGGAGAAGAAGTTAGCTTTGGAGCTTGCTGTGGATGCAGGTTTTGAGTTTGTCAAAACCTCTACGGGGTACGCTCCGGCGGGTGCCAGTGAGGAAGATGTGAAACTTCTGGTAGAGCTATCAAAGGGACGCATAAAGGTAAAGGCTTCTGGTGGTATAAGAACAGCTGAGCAAGCAGAGAGATTTTTAAAGATGGGAGCAGAAAGGATAGGCACAAGCCACACCTTCAGCATACTTAAAAGAGAGTAA